The Armatimonas rosea genome includes a window with the following:
- a CDS encoding type II secretion system F family protein: MPAFTYTAKAADGKTLTGNSEAATPAELRQRLTEQGYTVQKVAPAKATKKATKASNQPNFLDRFQKVKLSDLSIFCRQFSTMIDAGVSLVRCLDVLSDQSQSPKLRRIIADLRAEVEAGNMLSKAMAKYPSTFSNLFVGLIRAGEVGGVLEESLQRLSTFLEKDVELRRKVKSAMTYPILVSVVALGIVMFLTIYIVPQFLKMFIDLGLKAEDFPAMTMSLKIFSDFLVDKWYIMILSVVIFVIAFKMFTRTKFGRRVYDRFKLKVPVFGKLNHKVALARFSRTLSTLLTSGVPILQALETVAGTVSNEILSDAILDARARVREGDVISEPLRKSKMFPPMVVQMISIGQESGSLDTMLSKIADFYDGEVDAAIASLTAAIEPILIVFLGFTVGYIVIAMFLPLVGLIQGLSGDNGDGDK; encoded by the coding sequence ATGCCCGCATTCACATACACGGCTAAGGCCGCAGATGGCAAGACACTAACCGGAAACAGCGAGGCTGCTACCCCCGCGGAGCTGCGACAGCGTCTTACCGAGCAGGGATACACGGTTCAGAAGGTAGCCCCCGCCAAGGCAACCAAGAAGGCTACTAAGGCATCGAACCAGCCCAACTTCCTGGACCGCTTCCAGAAGGTCAAGCTGAGCGACCTGTCGATCTTCTGCCGCCAGTTCTCCACGATGATCGATGCGGGTGTGTCGCTGGTGCGCTGTCTGGACGTTCTCTCGGACCAGTCCCAGTCGCCCAAGCTCCGCCGCATTATCGCGGACCTCCGCGCCGAGGTTGAGGCCGGTAACATGCTCTCCAAGGCGATGGCAAAGTACCCCTCCACCTTCTCCAACCTCTTTGTCGGTCTTATCCGCGCCGGAGAGGTCGGTGGTGTGCTAGAAGAGTCCCTCCAGCGCCTCTCCACCTTCCTTGAGAAAGACGTCGAGCTGCGCCGCAAGGTGAAGTCGGCGATGACCTACCCGATCCTGGTCTCGGTAGTCGCTCTTGGAATCGTGATGTTCCTGACGATCTATATCGTCCCGCAGTTCCTGAAGATGTTTATCGACCTAGGGCTCAAGGCGGAGGACTTCCCCGCCATGACGATGTCCCTCAAGATCTTCTCGGACTTCCTGGTAGATAAGTGGTACATCATGATCCTCTCGGTGGTGATCTTTGTGATCGCCTTCAAGATGTTCACCCGTACCAAGTTTGGGCGCCGTGTCTACGACCGCTTCAAGCTCAAAGTCCCGGTCTTTGGAAAACTCAACCATAAGGTCGCCCTGGCCCGCTTCTCCCGAACGCTCTCGACGCTCCTCACGTCGGGTGTGCCGATCCTCCAGGCGCTAGAGACCGTTGCCGGAACCGTCTCCAACGAGATTCTCTCCGATGCCATCCTGGATGCCCGTGCCCGTGTGCGTGAAGGAGACGTGATCTCCGAGCCACTGCGCAAGTCCAAGATGTTCCCTCCGATGGTTGTCCAGATGATCTCGATCGGCCAAGAGTCGGGTTCGCTCGATACCATGCTCTCCAAGATCGCGGACTTCTACGACGGCGAGGTAGACGCAGCGATCGCCTCGCTGACCGCGGCCATCGAGCCCATCCTGATCGTCTTCCTAGGATTCACGGTCGGCTACATCGTGATCGCAATGTTCCTTCCCCTCGTCGGACTGATCCAAGGTCTCTCCGGCGACAACGGCGACGGCGACAAGTAA
- the lpxD gene encoding UDP-3-O-(3-hydroxymyristoyl)glucosamine N-acyltransferase codes for MMGKEQRLRTVAEIAAVVQGQVFGDPATMICGIASIEEARSGDITFAESPRFLETARKSLASAILAPQSAISNGDTKVMIGVENPRLAFAQLLDLFAPEHYAPRGIHPTAVIGSDLEYGELVSLGAQCVLGENVRLGKNVTIHPLCYIGNDVEIGDDTIIFPNVTILHGTKMGKRNIIHSGTVIGADGFGYMLVGGQHLKVPQIGTVSIGDDVEMGANCTIDRAKTGTTRIGNGTKLDNMVHVAHNCQVGNHCLLVAQTALAGGVQVGDYSVFAGQSGAGEHVKIGARSVIAGRGGVIGDIPEGSFVSGFPARPHKEMMRQQAAAHRLPDMVKKLRDLEKRLAELEKDKEKPSA; via the coding sequence ATGATGGGCAAAGAGCAGCGCCTCCGGACGGTGGCCGAGATAGCAGCGGTCGTGCAAGGCCAGGTTTTTGGCGACCCCGCGACCATGATCTGTGGGATCGCCTCGATAGAAGAGGCACGCTCCGGGGATATCACCTTTGCGGAGAGCCCCCGCTTCCTAGAGACAGCGCGAAAGTCTCTCGCCTCGGCGATTCTGGCCCCCCAGTCGGCCATTAGCAACGGCGACACCAAGGTCATGATCGGGGTCGAGAACCCTCGTTTGGCGTTTGCTCAGCTCCTGGACCTCTTCGCGCCGGAGCACTACGCCCCCCGTGGTATCCATCCCACCGCCGTGATCGGAAGCGATCTTGAGTACGGGGAGCTCGTCTCCTTGGGGGCACAGTGCGTGCTCGGGGAGAATGTCCGGCTGGGTAAGAACGTCACGATCCACCCGCTCTGCTATATCGGCAACGATGTGGAGATTGGCGACGATACCATTATCTTTCCCAATGTGACGATTCTCCACGGGACCAAGATGGGCAAGCGCAATATCATCCACTCGGGGACCGTCATTGGTGCCGATGGGTTTGGGTACATGCTTGTCGGTGGCCAGCACCTCAAGGTCCCGCAGATTGGCACGGTCTCGATCGGCGACGATGTGGAGATGGGAGCGAACTGCACGATCGACCGCGCCAAGACCGGCACGACCCGAATCGGCAATGGGACCAAGCTCGACAACATGGTCCATGTGGCGCACAACTGCCAGGTAGGCAACCACTGCCTGCTCGTCGCCCAGACCGCGCTTGCCGGCGGTGTCCAAGTGGGCGACTACTCGGTCTTTGCGGGCCAGTCTGGCGCGGGCGAGCACGTCAAGATCGGGGCGCGCTCGGTGATCGCGGGCCGTGGCGGCGTGATCGGTGATATCCCCGAGGGCTCGTTTGTCTCCGGCTTCCCGGCGCGGCCCCACAAGGAGATGATGCGCCAGCAGGCAGCGGCCCACCGGCTCCCAGACATGGTCAAGAAGCTTCGCGACCTAGAGAAGCGTCTCGCCGAGCTAGAGAAAGACAAAGAAAAACCCTCCGCTTGA
- a CDS encoding OmpH family outer membrane protein, producing MRSTRTLRPLLPVALALLGGVCLPALVPTPAHAQQQFGIVDFQECAKQSKLKKDLDGQFDSFKRSMLGIFTKLKEGNAIFLTKQEMGELAAIYEKGDKATPAEKMRAADLQKKADQSAGTITRLSQQAQLKDDEKKELERLNTLQNEGIPLLNEIGAEYEKRITEKGTDFENQLEKAVKDAVKKVAQEKSLALVFNANVVIYAATDITEDVVKLLQK from the coding sequence ATGCGATCCACTCGAACCCTTCGGCCCCTCCTGCCGGTTGCCCTGGCCCTTCTCGGAGGAGTCTGCCTGCCAGCCCTCGTCCCCACCCCCGCGCATGCCCAGCAGCAGTTTGGCATTGTTGACTTTCAAGAGTGCGCCAAGCAGTCCAAGCTAAAAAAAGACCTGGATGGCCAGTTCGATAGCTTCAAGCGTAGCATGCTGGGAATCTTTACCAAGCTCAAAGAGGGCAATGCCATCTTTCTGACCAAGCAGGAGATGGGTGAGCTCGCCGCGATCTACGAAAAGGGCGACAAGGCCACCCCGGCGGAGAAGATGCGCGCCGCGGATCTCCAGAAGAAGGCAGACCAGAGCGCGGGCACCATCACCCGCCTCAGCCAGCAAGCCCAGCTCAAAGACGATGAGAAGAAAGAGCTGGAGCGGCTCAACACCCTGCAAAACGAGGGAATTCCGCTCCTCAATGAGATCGGGGCCGAGTACGAGAAGCGTATCACGGAGAAGGGCACCGATTTTGAAAACCAGCTGGAGAAAGCAGTCAAGGACGCAGTGAAGAAAGTGGCGCAGGAAAAGAGCCTGGCCCTTGTCTTCAATGCCAATGTCGTGATCTATGCAGCGACCGACATCACTGAGGACGTGGTTAAGCTCCTCCAAAAGTAG
- a CDS encoding BamA/OMP85 family outer membrane protein, with the protein MWFKLGCSVAALSVAVVASAQESRPIAEIQFTGRQKTNETVATLAVNKVFKIGSPFAFKGLEDAKKALLDTGLYATVTARFEELPDRRIRLIFNLAENPVIDVITFTGNKVIKNDELLKLMATKPGEVLNQKTLSSDVLKIPRFYQSQGYRALVVIDEVSLDPKTRTLTIPILETVVESIEVTGNIKTARSVVTRELRTKVGNPYNESLLQEDLSRLMRLNIFVDAVTNAEPGSDLDKTKVTLAVQEQRTGQVGVSVGYSARQRLIGTVSLNEQNFRGKGQGLDLQWSVAGGISRNSYELGFTEPWVDKNNTSASINLYDRLAFRFNRILSSNLTNDTSNNQYYEERKGAGFNLSRPLTADRFTRAFAGLRAEGIQANNLQQNYDALSDDDIRNLRGSLVQDGRISAVTFGVISNPTDNAQDPTRGYYLSPSIEFGHSRFNYQKPSLNPKFGQTGEPRLLLEDRSQNGGFVKYILDARRYTSLNGERSKENLREGKRVLASRLMVGTATGNIAFSEQFFMGGADNLRGFFDDRFWGNNMFLFSNEVRIPLDKTNQLGGVFFVDVGHAWGASTVNQENIAGFQQQTGFHPRTSFGVGIRVRTPVGPVRLDYGFGDGAGRSHFSIGQAF; encoded by the coding sequence ATGTGGTTCAAGCTAGGATGTAGTGTCGCCGCACTGAGTGTCGCGGTGGTGGCAAGTGCTCAGGAGAGCCGCCCCATCGCGGAGATTCAGTTCACGGGGCGACAGAAAACCAACGAGACTGTCGCCACACTGGCGGTCAATAAAGTATTTAAGATTGGCTCGCCCTTTGCCTTCAAGGGCCTAGAGGACGCTAAGAAAGCGCTCTTGGACACCGGGCTCTACGCGACAGTCACCGCGCGCTTCGAGGAGCTGCCCGACCGGCGCATTCGCCTCATCTTCAACCTTGCCGAGAACCCGGTGATCGATGTCATCACCTTTACCGGCAACAAGGTCATCAAGAACGATGAGCTCCTCAAGCTGATGGCGACCAAGCCCGGCGAGGTGCTCAACCAGAAGACCCTCTCCAGCGATGTCCTCAAGATCCCCCGCTTCTACCAGAGCCAGGGCTACCGCGCACTCGTGGTGATCGACGAGGTCTCGCTCGACCCCAAGACCCGCACCCTCACGATTCCCATCCTGGAGACCGTGGTCGAGTCGATTGAGGTCACGGGAAATATCAAGACCGCCCGCAGCGTGGTGACACGCGAGCTACGCACCAAGGTGGGCAATCCCTACAACGAGAGCCTGCTCCAAGAGGACCTCTCCCGCCTGATGCGCCTCAATATCTTTGTCGATGCGGTCACCAACGCCGAGCCGGGCAGCGACCTGGACAAGACCAAGGTCACCCTCGCGGTGCAGGAGCAGCGCACGGGCCAGGTGGGGGTCTCGGTGGGCTACTCGGCACGCCAGCGCCTGATTGGAACCGTCAGCCTCAACGAGCAGAACTTCCGGGGCAAGGGCCAGGGGCTCGATCTGCAGTGGTCGGTGGCGGGCGGCATCTCCCGCAACTCCTACGAGCTAGGCTTCACCGAGCCCTGGGTAGACAAGAACAACACCAGCGCCAGCATCAACCTCTACGACCGCCTCGCGTTTCGCTTCAACCGCATTCTCTCGTCGAACCTGACCAATGATACATCGAACAACCAGTACTACGAGGAGCGCAAGGGTGCGGGCTTTAACCTCTCCCGTCCTCTGACCGCGGACCGCTTCACCCGCGCCTTCGCCGGGCTTCGTGCGGAGGGGATCCAGGCCAACAACCTCCAGCAGAACTACGATGCCCTCAGCGACGACGACATTCGCAACCTTCGGGGCTCACTGGTTCAGGACGGGCGCATCTCCGCAGTGACCTTTGGCGTGATCTCCAACCCCACCGACAACGCCCAAGACCCGACCCGTGGCTACTACCTCTCCCCCAGTATCGAGTTTGGGCACAGCCGCTTCAACTACCAGAAGCCCAGCCTCAACCCCAAGTTCGGCCAGACCGGCGAGCCCCGCCTCTTGCTGGAGGACCGGAGCCAGAACGGTGGGTTTGTCAAGTACATCCTCGATGCCCGCCGCTACACGTCCCTCAATGGTGAGCGCTCCAAGGAGAACCTGCGCGAGGGCAAGCGGGTGCTTGCCTCACGCCTCATGGTGGGAACGGCCACGGGCAATATCGCCTTCTCGGAGCAGTTCTTCATGGGCGGCGCCGACAACCTCCGTGGCTTCTTCGATGACCGCTTCTGGGGCAACAACATGTTCCTCTTCTCCAACGAGGTGCGCATCCCGCTGGACAAGACCAACCAGCTTGGGGGCGTGTTCTTTGTCGATGTGGGCCATGCATGGGGCGCTTCCACGGTCAACCAGGAAAATATCGCCGGATTCCAGCAGCAGACCGGCTTCCACCCAAGGACGAGCTTTGGTGTCGGCATCCGTGTCCGCACGCCCGTCGGCCCTGTCCGTCTTGACTACGGCTTCGGGGACGGTGCCGGTCGGAGCCACTTCTCCATTGGCCAGGCATTTTAG
- a CDS encoding sigma-70 family RNA polymerase sigma factor: MSSTERRPREGDDRHLTFEQIQKKYELRLYNLILRMIGNENVEDANDLLVDTFTNAWKAWGGFRRDAQVYTWLYQIARNLCKNWYKQKGRQREREGYSLDDNLESDSGELTHEVADWRNAPEKLLLETEFGQKIREAVDALPMEYREVLILDLWEDLPYDEIAAILGLSVPAVKTRLHRARNKVRQRLEPYYRGWLGRQGQG, from the coding sequence GTGAGTAGTACGGAGCGCCGACCCCGAGAAGGAGATGATCGTCATCTCACTTTCGAGCAGATCCAAAAGAAATACGAGCTCCGTCTCTATAACCTAATCCTACGCATGATCGGTAACGAGAACGTGGAGGATGCAAACGACCTTCTGGTAGATACCTTCACCAATGCCTGGAAAGCCTGGGGAGGCTTCCGCCGCGATGCGCAAGTCTACACCTGGCTCTACCAGATCGCCCGTAACCTCTGCAAGAACTGGTACAAGCAAAAAGGCCGCCAGCGCGAGCGTGAGGGCTACTCGCTCGATGACAACCTAGAGAGCGACTCCGGAGAGCTCACCCACGAGGTCGCCGACTGGCGCAATGCACCAGAGAAGCTCTTGCTGGAGACGGAGTTTGGACAAAAAATCCGTGAGGCGGTCGATGCCCTGCCCATGGAGTATCGGGAAGTGCTGATCCTGGACCTCTGGGAGGACCTTCCCTACGATGAGATCGCAGCCATTTTGGGCCTGTCGGTGCCCGCGGTAAAAACCCGCCTGCACCGGGCCCGCAATAAAGTACGCCAGCGGCTGGAGCCCTACTACCGGGGGTGGCTTGGCCGTCAGGGACAAGGTTAG
- a CDS encoding translocation/assembly module TamB domain-containing protein, with protein sequence MRALGAATNGVLALAVALAPPLVFSLWAWQQVQERLDRELAQSKPLIEQELSEVLQRPVHFQRLSPGLSIATLKDALTRKTLPVVVEGLELGCRPDEQRWAGQSWLARVPRVSALVSPAALQAGKLSEHGVAEVRLESPEVVVYRRPDGHLSFEDFLPKPKTPPDPKQPAFQTTIGVHAGRVRVRDFASLRAPGQVEENALQRVDAVADLTGTRTIRFTARAYPAGRTTARLAGPLLVEGSARRGEPGPRDDSPRADQPLVSLRASAESVELPYWVSYAVKLPPQAALTRGRAKVQASLVLPPEKNARPIVHATARFFEVDAQLQQPVRVPFTGLGGSATYDGETLAAVVAGKALGEPFTLQGNLRDLTSPDPQLAATVRIPRVPLRRGLALLPKLGLPQKLALGETLQLEGARITGTLKAPQVQARVSGIQASWKGFPPVTAAASLVYTNQELRATEVRANFAGGGTLVGQGSYTLKSQQGAFDLHLRAAPLESVALLKGLKTPPRGQLSGDVVGTILRGNITGDGLVQVANLSLVGLSFPKASARLSLKGKRYQLLDGALAGESGALRVTGSGELGGAMALEGQLVAADLGKLTRSFGLPGVGGTVSASLQLTGTEAAPSLLLRDVTVLQPSFRFDSHLLVAESAFIERTTLRLLATGQVRLELDPMQPLRVSHSPAVAEVYGTITGSKEASQLNLVARAENIEVDEILQQISDEPGNFAPLGLQHHPTYESLLTGMEWTGVPKPPISGLVRSAQATITGDAKEPVILGKATLGRFLLTRFPLEGGTLAFSRDENQVRVHDIQLNTATGAVSGEISLAKTGELTGSVVAQSIDLEALSSLGGLEEKQVGITGAVSATLTLAGTSERPVITAQLAEKRPLQLVGIPVTELKIGALELAPILGGPGPVEGIVTLPEVSLRLGKSRVKFELLGVHYDLATQRVTGRLAVTEARLQQVLDDLRSAHLDDTPEGQDFIQSLYKVPSQIDGTAALTGTLGASFATGSPTDLSANLRLSSGDLVFQAGTEKEPVVVKGQLNARATLNNERLSLDSAELTLQDPQSEDPTIVRLLAHATKDPKTGETSTSKSWLRLPQTKDEKLEYHLTLDTNAIPLNLVRVLSPRSLAPIQGKAAVTLAADGTAETPHVTASFYADNLLIGETVGQAGAVNIPPLLIDLLRFQVELTGKNAQDWQLTVTDGRLTHAKEVVTFDGALPYDNQKSRVAADQPIQAHAAIDDAQGLTLATLTQYFQTAGIKLGGVLRGNIQLAGSLNEPQLTGKLRLDDGTVRFPNPIQRGARDVINPIQHLALAMEFAGNEIRFPKAELQLAQLPPTKSEKGKPLPTPPALDSLPSAGKLSLDPSSVIRIENLEDFTRLFARKETDQEERAPAPKLRGEFDLKASFENLQLDTENASALLMNETLVRSLGGGLEEAFKGQLNGRFLVRGPLLTPTLATATGGNLGLTDVSFRLPKRQLPESTENVARDFNPRFALNLETINQARLTKTSIFEFQGLGNVTISGDLASPKIEGVLSPTGGYFKYPLATFTVQRGGELRLTYAKRYEARQDRLQFDLKAQDVTASGKILVSSSAVKSSQSTPTTFDPGRLSNQIPDDLAGKRVTITASFNGVLPLGDALFQVGKSQANPIRLTASDPRLSEYAIYSLLFPVQMFSQLSEQALRDGASLLSNGLTSSLLTPLTDQFSKLFGLENVSLDYGQDGLANLFFIRRLPEPLDKVTIEVRRSFQTRSGSSTLLPQLYSLNYEIGQLRRGSRLQLGASTNEQRDSQLFIRGTLRY encoded by the coding sequence ATGAGAGCCCTGGGTGCCGCCACCAATGGGGTGCTAGCCCTTGCCGTGGCGCTCGCGCCGCCGCTTGTCTTCTCCCTCTGGGCCTGGCAGCAGGTCCAAGAGCGCCTCGACAGAGAGCTGGCGCAGAGCAAGCCCCTGATCGAGCAGGAGCTCTCGGAGGTTCTCCAGCGCCCCGTGCACTTCCAGCGGCTCTCTCCCGGCCTCAGTATCGCCACCCTCAAGGACGCACTCACGCGGAAAACCCTCCCGGTCGTGGTTGAGGGGCTGGAGCTGGGATGCCGCCCCGACGAGCAGCGCTGGGCAGGTCAGAGCTGGCTGGCACGCGTGCCCCGCGTGAGCGCCCTCGTCTCCCCAGCGGCGCTTCAGGCAGGGAAGCTCAGTGAACACGGAGTCGCGGAGGTGCGCTTGGAGTCGCCCGAGGTCGTGGTCTACCGCCGCCCCGACGGCCACCTGAGCTTTGAGGACTTCCTGCCCAAGCCCAAGACGCCCCCGGATCCCAAGCAGCCGGCCTTTCAGACAACGATCGGGGTGCATGCAGGCCGTGTCCGAGTCCGCGACTTCGCCAGCCTCCGCGCCCCCGGCCAGGTGGAGGAGAACGCGCTCCAGCGGGTTGATGCAGTCGCGGACCTGACGGGCACCCGGACGATTCGTTTTACGGCGCGTGCCTACCCCGCGGGTCGCACCACCGCGCGGCTCGCGGGCCCCCTTCTGGTCGAGGGCTCGGCACGACGGGGAGAGCCCGGCCCACGCGACGATAGCCCGCGTGCAGACCAGCCCCTCGTCTCCCTGCGCGCCTCCGCCGAGAGTGTCGAGCTTCCCTACTGGGTTAGCTACGCGGTTAAACTTCCGCCACAAGCCGCTCTCACACGGGGACGAGCCAAGGTTCAGGCAAGCCTCGTGCTCCCCCCCGAGAAAAATGCACGTCCCATTGTCCATGCCACGGCCCGCTTCTTCGAGGTCGATGCCCAGCTCCAGCAACCCGTCCGTGTCCCGTTCACCGGTCTGGGGGGAAGCGCAACCTACGACGGCGAGACGCTCGCGGCGGTTGTGGCGGGTAAGGCCCTCGGGGAGCCGTTCACCCTACAGGGAAACCTCCGTGACCTGACCAGCCCCGATCCACAGCTCGCCGCGACCGTGCGTATCCCCCGTGTGCCCCTGCGGCGCGGTCTGGCGCTCCTGCCCAAGCTCGGGCTCCCCCAGAAGCTCGCTCTGGGCGAGACCCTGCAGCTCGAAGGCGCACGGATCACCGGTACCCTAAAGGCCCCACAGGTCCAGGCACGGGTCTCCGGCATCCAAGCGAGCTGGAAGGGTTTTCCCCCGGTCACGGCCGCGGCCAGCCTTGTCTACACCAACCAGGAGCTGCGGGCAACCGAGGTTCGTGCCAACTTCGCAGGTGGTGGGACTCTAGTGGGCCAAGGGAGCTACACACTCAAGAGCCAGCAGGGTGCCTTCGATCTCCACCTCCGCGCGGCTCCGCTGGAGAGTGTCGCCCTCCTGAAGGGGTTAAAAACGCCCCCCCGCGGCCAGCTCTCCGGGGACGTGGTCGGGACGATTCTCCGAGGAAATATCACCGGAGACGGGCTTGTCCAGGTTGCGAATCTGAGCCTTGTGGGTCTGAGCTTCCCCAAAGCGAGCGCCCGCCTCTCCCTCAAGGGCAAGCGCTACCAGCTCCTCGACGGTGCCCTAGCGGGAGAGAGCGGTGCCCTACGCGTGACAGGAAGTGGCGAGCTCGGGGGGGCCATGGCGCTGGAAGGCCAGCTGGTCGCGGCGGATCTCGGGAAGCTCACCCGTTCCTTTGGCCTGCCCGGAGTGGGCGGGACGGTCTCCGCCTCCCTGCAGCTCACCGGGACCGAGGCGGCCCCTTCGCTGCTCCTGCGGGATGTAACCGTCCTCCAGCCGAGCTTTCGCTTTGACAGCCATCTTCTGGTCGCCGAGTCGGCCTTTATCGAGCGCACCACACTGCGGCTCCTCGCCACGGGACAGGTTCGCCTAGAGCTCGACCCCATGCAGCCGCTCCGTGTCTCCCACTCCCCCGCAGTGGCCGAGGTCTATGGCACCATCACGGGCTCCAAAGAGGCGTCCCAGCTCAACCTCGTTGCCCGCGCGGAGAACATCGAGGTCGATGAGATTCTCCAGCAGATCTCCGACGAGCCAGGGAACTTTGCGCCGCTTGGGCTTCAGCACCACCCGACCTACGAGAGCCTCTTAACCGGCATGGAGTGGACCGGTGTCCCCAAGCCCCCGATCAGTGGGTTGGTCCGTAGTGCCCAAGCGACCATCACCGGGGATGCAAAAGAGCCCGTGATCCTTGGGAAAGCAACCCTAGGGCGGTTTCTACTAACCCGGTTCCCACTCGAAGGCGGAACCCTGGCGTTCTCCCGCGACGAGAACCAAGTCCGGGTCCACGATATCCAGCTCAACACCGCCACGGGCGCGGTCTCCGGCGAGATCTCGCTCGCCAAGACCGGAGAGCTCACCGGAAGCGTGGTGGCCCAGAGTATCGACCTGGAAGCGCTCTCATCGCTGGGCGGTCTGGAGGAGAAGCAAGTAGGGATCACCGGGGCGGTCTCGGCGACTCTGACCCTTGCCGGAACCAGTGAGCGGCCCGTGATCACCGCCCAGCTCGCCGAGAAACGCCCCTTGCAGCTTGTGGGGATTCCGGTCACGGAGCTGAAGATCGGAGCCCTGGAGCTCGCTCCTATCCTGGGAGGCCCCGGTCCCGTGGAGGGTATCGTCACGCTCCCCGAGGTAAGCCTGCGCCTAGGCAAGAGCCGGGTGAAGTTCGAGCTCCTCGGCGTGCACTACGACCTCGCGACCCAGCGGGTGACGGGCCGCCTGGCGGTGACCGAGGCGCGGCTCCAGCAGGTTCTCGATGACCTGCGCTCGGCCCACCTCGACGATACCCCGGAGGGGCAAGACTTTATCCAGAGCCTCTACAAAGTTCCCAGTCAGATCGACGGGACTGCGGCTCTCACGGGGACGCTCGGGGCCTCGTTTGCGACCGGCTCTCCCACGGACCTCAGTGCCAACCTGCGCTTGAGCAGTGGCGACCTGGTGTTCCAGGCAGGGACCGAAAAAGAGCCGGTGGTGGTCAAGGGACAGCTCAATGCCCGCGCAACCCTCAACAACGAGCGCCTCTCCCTCGATAGCGCCGAGCTCACTCTCCAAGACCCCCAGAGCGAGGACCCGACTATCGTCCGCCTGCTCGCCCATGCCACGAAAGACCCCAAGACGGGCGAGACAAGCACGAGCAAGAGCTGGCTGAGGCTCCCACAAACCAAGGACGAGAAGCTAGAGTACCACCTTACCCTGGATACCAACGCCATCCCTCTCAACCTCGTGCGTGTCCTCTCCCCCCGGAGCCTCGCCCCCATCCAGGGGAAGGCGGCCGTCACGCTCGCCGCGGATGGCACGGCCGAGACTCCCCATGTCACGGCATCGTTCTATGCGGACAATCTCTTGATCGGGGAGACGGTCGGGCAGGCAGGGGCTGTCAATATCCCGCCTCTGCTGATCGACCTGCTCCGTTTTCAAGTCGAGCTCACGGGAAAGAACGCCCAAGACTGGCAGCTGACGGTCACGGATGGGCGCTTGACCCATGCTAAGGAGGTTGTCACCTTCGATGGCGCTCTCCCCTACGACAACCAGAAGTCCCGTGTCGCGGCGGACCAGCCGATCCAGGCGCACGCGGCAATCGACGATGCCCAGGGGCTGACTCTGGCGACCCTGACCCAGTACTTCCAGACCGCGGGCATCAAGCTGGGCGGGGTCCTGCGAGGGAATATCCAGCTTGCCGGGAGCCTCAACGAGCCGCAGCTCACCGGGAAGCTACGGCTCGACGATGGCACGGTACGCTTCCCCAACCCGATCCAGCGGGGGGCACGCGATGTGATCAACCCGATCCAGCACCTCGCGCTCGCCATGGAGTTTGCGGGGAACGAGATTCGCTTCCCCAAGGCAGAGCTCCAGCTCGCCCAGCTCCCCCCCACAAAGTCTGAGAAGGGCAAGCCACTCCCCACACCGCCCGCCCTAGACTCGCTTCCCAGTGCGGGCAAGCTCTCCCTGGACCCCAGCTCGGTCATTCGGATTGAGAACCTAGAAGACTTCACCCGCCTCTTTGCTCGGAAAGAGACCGACCAAGAAGAGCGCGCACCGGCCCCCAAGCTCCGCGGCGAGTTCGACCTGAAGGCCAGCTTTGAGAACCTCCAGCTCGACACCGAGAATGCCTCCGCCCTCCTGATGAACGAGACCCTGGTGCGCTCGCTGGGTGGGGGCTTAGAGGAGGCCTTCAAGGGGCAGCTCAACGGGCGCTTCCTGGTTCGCGGCCCCCTGCTCACCCCGACTCTGGCCACCGCGACAGGCGGCAACCTCGGGCTCACCGACGTGAGCTTCCGGCTTCCCAAGCGCCAGCTCCCTGAGAGCACCGAAAATGTCGCCCGCGACTTCAACCCCCGCTTTGCCCTGAACCTGGAGACCATCAACCAAGCCCGCCTCACCAAGACCTCGATCTTTGAGTTCCAGGGACTGGGTAACGTGACGATCTCCGGGGACCTGGCCTCCCCCAAGATCGAGGGAGTCCTGAGCCCGACAGGCGGCTACTTCAAGTACCCCCTGGCGACCTTTACCGTCCAGCGTGGCGGGGAGCTGCGCCTGACCTACGCCAAGCGCTACGAGGCACGCCAAGACCGGCTCCAGTTCGATCTGAAGGCACAGGATGTGACCGCATCCGGCAAGATTCTCGTGAGCTCATCGGCGGTGAAGTCGTCGCAGTCCACCCCCACGACCTTCGATCCCGGGCGGCTCAGCAACCAGATCCCCGACGATCTGGCGGGCAAGCGGGTGACGATCACCGCGAGCTTCAATGGCGTTCTTCCGCTCGGTGATGCGCTCTTCCAGGTGGGCAAGTCCCAGGCCAACCCGATCCGCCTCACCGCCTCCGATCCGCGCCTGAGCGAGTACGCGATCTACTCCCTGCTCTTCCCGGTGCAGATGTTCTCCCAGCTCTCGGAGCAAGCCCTGCGCGATGGGGCATCGCTCCTGAGCAACGGCCTCACTAGCTCGCTGCTGACCCCGCTCACCGACCAGTTCAGCAAGCTCTTTGGGCTGGAGAATGTCTCGCTTGACTACGGGCAGGACGGCCTGGCGAACCTGTTCTTTATCCGCCGCCTCCCCGAGCCCTTGGACAAGGTGACCATCGAGGTGCGCCGCTCGTTTCAGACCCGCAGCGGCTCGTCCACCCTCCTCCCACAGCTCTACAGCCTCAACTACGAGATCGGCCAGCTCCGCCGTGGGAGCCGTCTTCAGCTGGGCGCCTCGACCAACGAGCAGCGCGATAGCCAGCTCTTTATTCGAGGCACTCTACGCTACTAA